The Alligator mississippiensis isolate rAllMis1 chromosome 14, rAllMis1, whole genome shotgun sequence DNA segment GCTTCAATCCCAGGCAGGGCTTCCTGCattgggagtgggatgggtgttTGATCCCTCTGGCTCTGAAGGCTCAAGCTGCCTGAGCTCAGGGGTTAGGAGCATCGGCTCAGAGGCAGAAACGCTCTTCCACAGGGCTGCTTCATGAGATGGAGACAGCCAGCCAGAAATTCCCTGGGTGCAAAGGCTACAGCATGGAGTCACATGTTGTGTCTGGTTGGCTCAGATATGACCTTGTCCATGCTGTCTGGGGGACATTTGGCACAGCTTGTCTGGAGCAGAGATTGTCTTTGTCTGTGTGCATGCGCAGCACCTAGCACCACGAGGGCCTGATCTCTGACCAAAGTCTGTGGGCATTACTGTAGAGCACGTAGCAATCGTGGTAATAGAAATAATATAGATTTCAGCACTTCCTTCAGTGGCGCAGTTGGCTGGTCACAAAGGCCACAGCAGCATCTGGAAAATGGAAGTGATGCCATGGGGCAGCTCAGGCCTAAACACTAGGTTTTGTCTATAGAAATGCAATCTGAAAGAGCTCTGATGGGGGGCTGAGTTTGCGGAGGGCCCATGAGAAATGGGAATCAACTAGAGCATGAAGAACAGGAAGATGACATTCTTTCAGACCAGGAAGGTGAAGCCACCAGCATTTGCTCTGGgtgaaatacagaaaaaaaagcatAGGGCTTCAGTGCTGAAGAGTACtgtgggggcttgcagggctgtgggtggtgaTCAGATCAGGCGGTAGGAGACAGGTGCAGTTCTCAGCAGGCTGCCAGCGCTCCCTTTAAAATGTGTACCTGTTAGAACTTGAGGCAGACCAGGCGCTTTCCACATCCAGGGCAGAGCTTCACTGATCTGTTCTCGTCTTCTCCAGACGTGTCACTCGGTGCCTTCCCTCCTGGGGCACAGTGATGATGTGCGGTTCTCAGAACTTGCTGTCTCTCCTTTGAGGTCGTTATGGAGGTTGTGGGGAATGTTCCCATGCAGGGCAGCTTTCTATCAATgactgatttttgttttcttgcctTTCAGTCCTTTCAAGGAAGCCAAGGGCGAGCCTACCTCTTCAACTCAGTGTGAGTGCAACTTCAGAACTGTCATTGCTGCATCTTTGGGGGGTAGACTTTTGACAAAATACCCAAAAGCTCAAACCCCATAGATAAAAGCAGCAGAAGGATTTGCCTTCTTTCTTTACAATGGGAAGGCAGAGCTCAGACTCTGTGAGCTTGCATCAGCGCTGCAGAATGGTTGAAAAGAAACAGCACTGATTCACACATGATTTTATATTCATGATATCgaggatgatcctgtcttgggcTGAGGGCTCAACCAGATAACCTCATatggtgccttccagccctactataTAACCTTATGATTCAGCTAAAAGGCTGGGCTAAGGTGGTTTGTTTTTCATGGCACCGAGGAAAAAAACAGCTCACTTTAACATCACTCACTGCTCCGGGGATGCGGTAAGCACCAAACACCAAAGTTTGTAAATATGCAATAGTAGTTCAGAGTGAGGTATTAGCATATTTTAGTGCTGGCCAACATTATTTTTTTGACCAATTTGTTCCCTTTGCAAAAAAAGTAATGATGTTAAAGTTACTATTTTCTATGGAACTTCCCAGGGCAAAAGGGCATCGAGGCTACGTTTTTGTTTTGCCACTTGAGAGCATCAAAATAAAAACTGCATCATTTCACACGGCAGTTTGAAATGGGAAACTTTCTTCTGAAGCATCAGACAATTTTCTTTTCCTGGGAAGTCTTGGAATTTTTCTAGTCCTCAGCTTTGGGGTAAAAATAGTCAGTGTAAATGGAGAAAACCCCTAGTGAGAGGAGAGCTGCTTGGGGATGGCAGTTGTGTTTAGTGCTAGAAACACCCTTCTGTATTTTCCTAGCCCTGCAACAAAATGGCCATTGATGACATTGCAGCATCCAATAGTGAAAGCAGCATGCTAATGGAGCTgtctctttttcttcccttctctcccagagTTAACGTGGGTTGCGGCCCAGCAGAGGAGCGGGTGCTACTAACAGGATTACATGCGGTTGCAGACATTTACTGTGAAAACTGCAAAACCACGCTGGGCTGGAAATACGTGAGTGTCCTGGACATACATGTCCCTGTTCCTTCGTTAAGACTTGTGTGTGAGGAGTCGGCACAGTTTAGGTACAGGGCAGTGACATGCGAGTCTGAAACCCCCAGTACGTGTCCTGGCTTTGCCACTCACCTGCTGTGGGACCTGGGGTCAGTCACTTCCCTGGCCATCTGTATCTGGCTACTACACGTAATTTGCAAGCGTTCCATGGCAGAGACTGTTTCTTCCTCTGGGCATGCGCGGTGTCTTGCAAAAGGGCCCTGGTCTTGGTGGAAATCCCTTAACACTCCCATAGGGACAAGGATATTGCTCCATCTTGCTTGCAGTCTCTTATTATGACAGGCTACACACAGTCAAAAAGAGTGCAACCCCCTAGCTTTACAGGAGGCTGAAAGAGAACAGAAGTCCAGACAATGAGCTACGGGTTTACTGAGGGCCAGAATCTTAGATGCCCAAAAACGTGGACGCAAACTTGGATTCATGTCCCTCTGTGCTAACCTCCAGACCCCGTCCCCTCCCGAGAGCTGAGACTCGAACCCAGGACTCCCAACCTCCTGGCTTCACCGCTCGACTGCCCTTTCTTTTCTGTACCCCTCAGGTCTCCTTTTGACCCCACCTTCTCTCTGTTTTCTTCAGGAACACGCTTTTGAGAGCAGCCAGAAGTATAAAGAAGGCAAATACATCATTGAACTAGCTCACATGATCAAGGATAATGGCTGGGATTGaacgggaggagcccggccaacCCGGCGTGTGAGAGAATGCCATCCAACCGAACATTATATCCAAGAGTGAGAGAGTGACTGAACGCTTGGTTCCATGCATTTAGAGGCTCTGCAATCTGGGAGCATCTTCACACCCTTCTCCATCCTTATTGGTGACTGGCCTCTAaatttctgtctctctgtctctttgcTTTGTATCTGTTTGTGAGTTGACCCtggctgcttctctctctgttctGGCGTTGGCTAAGAGAATGCACCAAATGCCCGACAGCATTCCATGTTGACGAATGTCTAAGCGCGAACTGAAGCTGGCTTCTTTGGCGGCATTTTATCGGAAGGTCTCAGCGTGGGAAGGAGACCTGAGTCTTGGGtaggaaggg contains these protein-coding regions:
- the YPEL2 gene encoding protein yippee-like 2 — its product is MVKMTRSKTFQAYLPSCHRTYSCIHCRAHLANHDELISKSFQGSQGRAYLFNSVVNVGCGPAEERVLLTGLHAVADIYCENCKTTLGWKYEHAFESSQKYKEGKYIIELAHMIKDNGWD